cagttactcctttcaggtagttgtagagagcaataaggtctcccctgagcctcctcttctccaggctaaacaaccccagctccctcagcatctcctcatagggtttgtgctccagacccctcaccagtcttgttgcccttctctgctcgagcatctcaacatctttcttgacttGGTGACATcttcaaacttgctgagggtgcacttgaacCCGCTGTCTATGAGtttgatgaagatgttaaacagcactggtcccataGAAGACTCcaagggacaccacttgtcagcTGGACATTGAGCTGGATGAGACTGTccaccaattccttatccaccaaaCAGTCCATCCACCAAATCCATCTCTCCAGTTTAGAAGGGTGTTGTGGAGGactgtgtcaaaagctttacagaagtccagatagatgataTCTGCTGGTCTTCCCTTGCCCACTGATGTAGTCACAccattgtagaaagccactTTCATGTACTTTACCTTTAGTCATTCACTGCCAAGTCCTATGAAGAGGAAATGCCCCTGCCCCTCCTGTGGTCTGCGTGCTATCCTACTTTGTATGTTTCTGTCCATCTACTTGTGAAAAGGAGCTGTAGGAGAGTCTCTATATCCTCCATCTAAGTGgtccagcagagaagggaacaGTGGTTGCAGTCACTCTCTTCCATGCTGTTTCTGCtaacttcctcctcctcaggaaAAGGTCCCCATAGCCCTTCCCTGCTTCAATGTGGtgtccctcccatgggcagcaATTCTCCCCACTGACAGACTGCTCTGGCATGGGCTTCCCTCAGAGTTACAGTCTTCTTCAGGATCAGTCCCCTGCCCCAGCGCGGGGTTCTTTGTGGGCTGCAGatgggattctgtcccagcattGATCTCTAACGCTGCAAGGAATCTGCCTGCCATCTTCTCTTGGGTCAAAGGAAAATGGCATGTCCAGTCCACCTCTCCTTATCCTTCCTGCCTGACTTCAGTGTCTGCATAGTTGTTTTTCTCACATCCCACTCCTCTCCCAAACAAAAGAGCCTTCAAACCAAAAGAACTCACCCAACAGGTTTTCTCCATTTAAATGTTATCACAGAGGTGCTGATAGGCTAAATGTTGGCCAGAGGTGGGTTTGACTTTGAATCTGAGGGAGCTTTTTGAAGCTCCTTACAGGAGTCCATGCCAGTAGTCCCCTCCCGCACTACCAAAACCCCCACCAGGCACAAACCCAAAATAGAAAAGCAGAATTGCAAAGGTTCTATTGCAGTTCTGTTGAACTGTAGTTACCGATGACACTAGCTTTCAGGTGCTGTGAAGTTTCCTATTGTtgcaaaatgaagaaatgtaTGTTTCAGTCAAGTGCTGAAGTTTGACACAGCCTCCGTATCATCTTTAGACAGGCTCTTTTGATTATGGAGGGACTTTTCTAGAGGtaatgtgttttaaaattgtATTGCATTTGATCCATGCACTTggagtttaagtggaaaagaaTCCAATGTTTTGGCCTTTCCTTCTGGTTCTAACATACATCCCACATTTGTTATCAGTGCCATGTTTTTTGTGGCTGCCACTGTTCACCTGGAGTTTCCACCTACTTAAGTAAATATGACCTTTGTTTTCATCTGTGTTCAATGAGCAGTTTTTTTATGTTCAGCAGGTACAGAATAAGCAGTAGCATCCATGATAGGTATTCAGCTGTTGTCCTTTGCACCATGGGTGTGGTGCTTGCACAGAAATATGGATTCTAAAGCTTTTTGGAACTTCCcgtaagaaaaaataaaggcattttCTGTTACATTCTGTTTAGCCATGCAGACAACATCAGAAGAATGTAGGTTTGTAGTGGACATTTCCTACATTCCAGTTGTTATTTAAAGTGGAAATACTGAGAGAATCAACATTTTTTTGGCAGGCTGACACTTCAGCTCTCTGTTATTACAAAGGGTGTATTCGAGTCATCAGTACTATGTCAGGCTGCTTGGAAACTTGATGCTTTTCCCCCAAAAATGGAAAATGAGCTGAACTGTTACTCTAGCGTGGCTAGAGTGGgtgtgttttgcctttttcctaAGGCAGTGTCTTAATATCAAGCTAAGGGAGACAGCTTAAGTCTGTGTGTCGGCAGATGTAGATGAAGAAGAGAAATGTGAATACAGTTTTGTAGATGATTCACTACAACTAGTTTAGGAGGGAGTGGAAAGTGCTGGATGGCATTCTGAATGTGTTAGAAGTTGTGGTTGTGTGTTTCGTTTTGCATTGAAGTGGGACTAGGATTCAACCACGGGAGTCAAAACTCCCAAGAAATTAAATACCAACGCCATgacaaagctaaaaaaaaaaaaaattgtttttctaGCATCTGCTGATCTGCTGACCCTTTTGTATTTGGCAGCGGTGAGGTCCAGTTCTGGTTCTTGACTCTCTTGCCTCCAGTTCAATGtcagtattttgatttttgtgCGGAAAACCCAGAAGTGCTAGGTTCTCATCATGGAGGGGGTAACATGAGTGcatttcctgctcctgcccttgcTTTCAGGCAGCACAGTTTTAGTTCAAGTGCAGAGGCATATGCGATGACTCGTTTGTTATTTTGAGGAGAGTATTTGGCTACAAGTTGGAAGGACAGTGATCTCTGATTTAAGTGTAACTCTGGGAATGTCATCTGCTACTGTTGAAAAGCAGCATAAAGGCTTGGGGAAAGCCCTGGGGAATATTTTGTTGCAGTCCCAGCCTGTGGAAGGAGGGAAATTGAGAGGAGTCAGGAAGCTCAAGGCTGACTCACCACCCCTTTTACCAGAGCTCCTGGCCACTTGGCAGCAACTGGGCCGTTTTCCATAGATTCCTGTACACAGCAGCGTAAGTCACCAGAGGCTGCTGGCATTGGCACCAGTTTAAAATGGTGTGTCACACACCTGCAGGTAGATTGCTTTTCTAAACACTGTTGCAAAGATAGGTACAGAACCCTGGGAAGCACCACTTCTGCAAAATTGCTAACTTCAAAGAGTGGCTGTGTCACCACTTTGCAAGACAGGACATCCTCAGCTGCAATCCTTTTCACCTCCTCTGGAGGCTGCAATTTGTGTAGCTGCAATCAGCAGAAGCTCAGGAAGGTTAGAACAAGTTTCCTTGGTTGACCCTTGCACCCCGGTGCCCACGGGCACATGGAGCTGTGTCTGCATTGCTTCCTGGAGGTGCGCCGTGCTGCCTCTTCAGGCCGAAGGCAAGAATCATGTCTGTGAAACTTCTTGAGTGCCTACGAACATTTTGCTGGGTGACTGCCAGCAACCTTGGTAATTTCGGCCAGAGAAAGATGATGGGGGTGTGGTAGTAGAAGTGGGAGGGACCACTGGGTGTTACTGAGACCTTTGCTTGCAAATCGCTTAACAAATACCCGAAATGGGGTGGGGCAGAACAGATACTGTAAAGTGTGGCCAGGCAGTGGGAAATTAATCACTTCCCTGGGacaaacccaggaggttgccaGCAGATTTTCTTTGATGGGACTTATTAGAGCTTTTGCATGTTGATGTGCATCTGTACAGGATCTTGGCTCATTGTGGGGATAAAAATGAAgatattttctctctgctgatgCTTTGTGTTTTTACTTGTAGGTGTGTGATGTCAAGCAGTGGGCAGTTCTTGTGGCCTCTCCCAACAGCCTGCAGCGACATGTGCCAGTATGAGtgttaagaaagaaaagcacacTTCAGACCTCAGCatcccagaaagaaaaaaagaaaaacgaaACAGAGAGAACGAATGACTGCACTGCTTGCAAAACTTGGGGCCATTCATTTTTTCTCCTGAGAAATTTCATCTTGGCCtttctgagagagctggaagagcaggcagaacAGCCACAGTGATTTTTCTTAGgtcttctgtttcttcctttcttaatttaatttttttccccctttgtgtCTGGATTTTAGACTCTCAGCTGCACTGATCACAAGCACTGGACATCAATATGTGTCATGTCATTGTAACGTGTCGGTCAATGCTGTGGACTCTCCTGAGTATTGTGGTGGCTTTTGCAGAGCTCATTGCTTTCATGAGCGCAGACTGGCTGATTGGCAAAGCAAAGCCTTCGAGCTCCGAGGATGGGGACAACAGAACAGGGGGGTCACAGGAGCCTTACCGTCCGACACTGGGCATCTACGGGCGCTGCACCAGGATCTCCCACATGCAGTTTTCTAGACGAGACACGCTTTGTGGTCCTTATGCTGAAAACTTCAGTGAGATCGCCAGTGGCTTCTGGCAAGCAACCGCTATTTTCCTAGCCATGGGAATCATGATTCTCTGTGCTGTGGCATTTGTGTCTGTCTTTACTATGTGTGTGCAGAGCATTatgaagaaaagcatttttaatgtCTGTGGTCTGCTACAAGGGATTGCAGGTACGTGTACTTTGAGAGCAACTAAAGAGTTTAAATTTTGGACAATTCAGCTGACGAAATACAGCAGTTCTGTCCTGTCTGCAGATAGACTGCGTTAGGCAGACCCAAAGCAGGTGTTTGTTCAAACTGCTGGTGTTTGTTCAAGCACAACTGAAATTTATAGCGATGCAGCATGTAATACATTGACATTGGCAGCAGAATTGCAGCCTGATGTGTGCCAAAACGAACTGACcgttgttgcttttgtttgctgttcagttttttccttctgtttgaaTTTCTTTTAGTAACAAAAACTTCCCTCCTTTGTtaccagcagagaggaaagttAAAATTCAGATTAAGTCAGTCTATATCCCTCTTGCTAGTTTTGTAATTTTTCCATGGACTGTTCTTTCAGTGTCTCTTCTCCATGGCTGTTCTCTCAGTGTCTCAGAGGCTTCATGACTGTGGTGAGACTAAATACTAATACCACTCCAAAAACAAGAGCTTGCAATTGCATACCCAGTTCTCCACCATTTCATGCTAAGCAGCTTCCTTCAAGGCTTTGAGCTTGACCAGTGATATCTTACAATAAACCCTGCCTTTACCCAGCTTATTGTTAAGCTGCAGTTACACAGCCTAGTGAGCTTATCTTTTCACTGTCCAAGGATCAGCCTGAAAAGATGGATTGGTTCTAGAGATTTGCTATTTCTGCTTAAACCCATGGATTTTACAGAGATTAGGTGACTCTTAGTAAACCAACACTGGACAGCTCTCCTTAAAGAAATGTTTGGTGTTCTGTAACTTGCTGGTGAGCTGTAGGGAGTATCTGTCCCATCTgcaggttttcttcttttgtgctgtgtgtgtgtcttctgCCCTATCTGTGGCAGCCCTCagagagctgtggggagggagggactTTCTGTCTTGGTGTTGCGTTTAAGCAGATGTTTTCATTAGATGGGTTTTCTTGCAACAAAACTTAACTCGTTTGCTCGAAATCTGAATCTGAATTTTTCCCTCCTCACTTCCACTGAGGTGGCCCAACCAAATGTCTATGGTGGCTGTACCTAGACAGCCAACGTAATCAAAGGTGTTCAAACCTTTATGAAGCTGGTTGGTTTCATTTGCTCAGTTGAAATCTAAATTAATCTTATTCTCAGCACACATGGGAAAATAGCCAAAACCTGAgtctgcttcctgctgcagagccagtggTATAGGCTGGGGACCAGCTGACATTGGCGTGGTGGCTCTCTCTGTCCTCCGCTTCATGCATCTTCGATATAAGAGTGTACTGCTTACTTCATGTCACCCACAAGGCTCTGGGACAGAATTAAATCCTTAAGTTTGCTCAAGATGCCACTGTTCACACGGTGGCATACAATTAGCAGATCAATGATCTTCAGGTAAAAATTACAGATTTTGCTGTAGTTACTCCTGGTTTTTGGAATTTGCCAGAACAAACACAAcaaggaagcagctctgcagtgcacaTTAAGGTTTTAGCTCCTTGCTTTCTTGCCCTGTACTTCAGAAATAATCCATGAGACTCACTTTTTGGGAGATGACATTACTTCCTTTCTGTTGGAGAGACATTTATATGGGAGAGATTGGTTGGCAGCATAAGTAGACACTTGGCACATAGACTCAGGTCTGTTACATAGTTAACTTCAGGTAACTTTACTTACAACTCTGATATCATCTCACAGGCCTAGTCTGACATCAAGGTTAGCAGGAAGTTCTTGTATGACAGAATAATGTTCTAAGAACATGAATTTGTGTGAAGGTATGTGCAAAGATGGTTTTATGTTCTGTTACCTAAGCAGCTGTACCTGTAATGGGGCTTGTGGCCTTGTGAATTGAATAATACAATCAACAAAGCATTTTGTGTGTGTAGCAGGATAGGTCAGTCCTTTTGGAACTTTACTGAGGATAGaagcacttcttttttttataattcAGATAAATAACACAGCATGAAACTGAGTAATAGGAAAGGTCATGTTACTGAAACCGTTGCTATGAGAAGTACGTCTGCCAGTATCTGCTGCCAGATGCCTTGTGGCTAGCAACTCGTTCTCAACGTTAGTTTTATTGGGTCCAGTACTACTTTCATGCCAGTAGCATTACAGCATCTGTTTACTTagttgaaattatttttcttgtgaCTTACCACAGCTGTTAATTCCAACTTTCTCAGTTCCTGACTGTCAGAAAATGCTTAAGCAAGTTCAAGAAGAACCATTGTCGGTGTGGTTAATCCATACAGGGTTTGTGACAGATAGGTTAATGCCCTGACCAGAGAACAAGATGCAACCCTGCCTTAATCATTTTAAGCATAAAATCATCCTTTCAAATATGAACAATTATGGTTTTAGTAAACATGGGAGAAGAATTCACAAAGTAGTTTTGTCAGACTATAGTCAGTCCAATATTTGCAAGTATTTCAGTGTCTCATTTTCAAAGATTAGATGCACACGTAGTAATCTACAGGAACACAGGCTCTTGCAGACTTTTAAAATCTATCTATCTGTGCAATGGAAATTTAATAGaattaaaaacata
The sequence above is drawn from the Indicator indicator isolate 239-I01 chromosome Z, UM_Iind_1.1, whole genome shotgun sequence genome and encodes:
- the LHFPL2 gene encoding LHFPL tetraspan subfamily member 2 protein encodes the protein MCHVIVTCRSMLWTLLSIVVAFAELIAFMSADWLIGKAKPSSSEDGDNRTGGSQEPYRPTLGIYGRCTRISHMQFSRRDTLCGPYAENFSEIASGFWQATAIFLAMGIMILCAVAFVSVFTMCVQSIMKKSIFNVCGLLQGIAGLFLILGLILYPAGWGCQKAVSYCGPYASAYKLGDCSLGWAFYTAIGGTILTFICAVFSAQAEIATSSDKVQEEIEEGKNLICLL